One Tachysurus fulvidraco isolate hzauxx_2018 chromosome 2, HZAU_PFXX_2.0, whole genome shotgun sequence DNA segment encodes these proteins:
- the nppc gene encoding C-type natriuretic peptide, protein MNAVQLVACGLIMSLVLVRTEARPTTPSQHKALEALLGEELADFLASGERRMRLLRELRTDTRAKGMWARFTNDQNGSRRHKSGTKKGGSTTRSGCFGHKMDRIGTISGMGCQPAYYPSTNNLS, encoded by the exons ATGAATGCCGTACAGCTGGTGGCTTGTGGACTAATCATGAGTCTTGTGTTGGTCAGAACAGAGGCGAGACCCACAACACCGAGCCAGCATAAG GCTCTGGAAGCTTTGCTTGGAGAAGAGCTGGCGGATTTCCTAGCTTCAGGTGAACGCAGGATGCGACTGCTGAGGGAACTCCGCACGGACACTCGCGCCAAGGGCATGTGGGCACGCTTCACAAATGACCAGAACGGCTCACGAAGACACAAATCGGGAACTAAGAAAGGAGGAAGCACCACCAGAAGCGGCTGCTTCGGACACAAGATGGACAGAATAGGCACCATCAGTGGCATGGGCTGCCAACCGGCGTATTACCCGTCCACAAACAACCTCTCCTG a